A stretch of the Synechocystis sp. PCC 7338 genome encodes the following:
- a CDS encoding ABC transporter permease produces MSQTLTPPKITSLLAPQAAPANPPSLAAEFFQETIALTKRLFIQLQRRPTTLVAGIIQPFMWLVLFGALFLNAPQSLFGNDLNYAQFLAPGIIVFTAFSGALNAGLPVMFDREFGFLNRLLVAPLASRYSIVVASTVYIISLSLIQAAVIVGASALLGAGLPNGLGLGMIALIVFLIVLGVTALSLGLAFALPGHIELIAVIFVTNLPLLFASTALAPLDFMAHWLQVVASLNPLTYAIEPIRYIYLNGDWGLGSTVLTAPWFSLNFAQVLGALVLFDGLVLLLIQPLLRRRFL; encoded by the coding sequence ATGAGCCAAACCCTCACCCCTCCAAAAATCACCTCCCTGCTAGCTCCCCAGGCCGCCCCAGCCAATCCCCCCAGCCTAGCAGCGGAGTTTTTCCAAGAAACCATTGCCCTAACCAAGAGGTTATTTATCCAATTGCAGCGGCGCCCCACTACCCTAGTGGCGGGCATCATCCAGCCCTTTATGTGGCTAGTACTCTTCGGTGCCCTATTTCTCAATGCGCCCCAGAGTCTATTTGGTAATGACCTCAACTATGCCCAATTTCTAGCACCGGGAATTATCGTTTTTACTGCCTTTTCTGGAGCGCTGAATGCCGGTCTGCCGGTGATGTTCGACCGGGAATTTGGTTTTTTGAACCGCCTACTGGTGGCCCCGCTGGCCTCTCGCTACTCCATTGTGGTCGCCTCCACGGTGTATATCATCAGCCTGAGTCTGATCCAAGCGGCGGTAATTGTGGGGGCCAGTGCCCTACTAGGAGCCGGCTTGCCTAATGGCCTTGGTCTGGGGATGATCGCCCTGATTGTTTTTCTGATTGTGTTGGGGGTAACGGCCCTAAGTTTAGGCTTAGCTTTTGCTTTGCCGGGACATATTGAATTGATTGCGGTGATTTTTGTCACCAATTTACCCCTACTCTTCGCCAGTACTGCCCTGGCGCCCCTGGACTTCATGGCCCATTGGTTGCAGGTGGTGGCCAGTTTAAATCCCTTAACCTATGCCATCGAGCCCATCCGATATATCTACCTCAATGGTGACTGGGGTTTGGGGAGTACGGTTTTAACGGCCCCCTGGTTCAGTTTGAATTTCGCCCAGGTGCTAGGGGCGTTAGTTCTGTTTGATGGTTTAGTATTGTTATTAATTCAGCCCTTGCTCAGACGTCGCTTTTTATGA
- the urtD gene encoding urea ABC transporter ATP-binding protein UrtD, with the protein MTSKILEIQDLTVSFDGFRALNHLTFSMNPGELRVIIGPNGAGKTTFLDVITGKVQPTEGRVLFQGKDIRKIPEYRIARLGVGRKFQTPRVYLNLTVAENLDLAVNRNKSVWGTLMGQATGAERRSVGGLLETVGLTPKAHLAAALLSHGEKQRLEIGMLVAQSPTLLLVDEPVAGLTDEETENVGDLLLALAESHSIIVIEHDMEFVRQIARKVTVLHQGSVLCEGNMDQIQNDPKVIEVYLGEAPSLSPQQFKILRTVAAVAAADGKISETEMAIILDNLSQVFKGTVSDPQHLRQELQDYLLQGVEVDFANLTEEIPKQEDRELVLRLSREIVAIHRQEPEPFWEWQAYQELLRGLNLPITAISIDEDGD; encoded by the coding sequence ATGACCAGCAAAATCTTAGAAATTCAAGACCTGACGGTGAGCTTTGACGGCTTTCGGGCCCTCAACCATTTAACTTTTTCTATGAATCCAGGGGAGTTGCGGGTCATTATTGGCCCCAACGGCGCAGGAAAAACCACTTTTTTGGACGTGATCACCGGCAAAGTTCAACCAACGGAAGGCCGGGTTTTATTCCAGGGCAAGGACATTCGTAAAATTCCGGAATATCGCATTGCTCGCCTGGGGGTGGGGCGGAAATTTCAAACGCCGAGGGTCTATCTGAATCTGACGGTGGCGGAAAATTTAGACTTGGCAGTGAATCGCAACAAATCGGTTTGGGGTACCTTGATGGGACAAGCGACCGGAGCTGAACGACGTAGTGTGGGAGGACTGTTGGAAACCGTTGGTCTGACTCCCAAAGCTCACTTGGCGGCGGCCCTGCTCTCCCACGGGGAAAAACAGCGGTTGGAAATTGGTATGTTGGTGGCCCAGTCCCCTACGCTGCTATTGGTGGATGAACCGGTGGCAGGATTGACCGATGAAGAAACTGAAAATGTGGGAGATTTGCTCTTGGCTTTAGCAGAAAGCCATTCCATCATTGTGATCGAACATGATATGGAGTTTGTGCGCCAAATTGCCCGCAAGGTGACGGTGCTCCATCAAGGTTCTGTATTGTGCGAAGGCAACATGGATCAAATTCAGAATGATCCCAAGGTAATTGAAGTCTACTTAGGAGAAGCTCCCAGCCTTTCGCCCCAACAGTTTAAAATTCTCCGCACAGTGGCCGCTGTGGCTGCCGCCGATGGCAAAATTTCAGAGACAGAAATGGCCATTATTTTGGATAATCTTAGTCAGGTGTTCAAAGGTACCGTATCCGATCCTCAACATTTGCGACAGGAGTTGCAGGATTACTTGTTGCAAGGGGTTGAAGTGGACTTTGCTAATTTAACCGAAGAGATTCCTAAGCAGGAGGATCGGGAATTGGTGTTGCGGCTGAGTCGAGAAATTGTAGCGATACACCGACAAGAACCAGAACCTTTTTGGGAGTGGCAGGCCTATCAGGAATTACTGCGGGGTCTAAATTTACCCATCACTGCTATCAGTATTGATGAAGATGGAGATTAG
- the accC gene encoding acetyl-CoA carboxylase biotin carboxylase subunit translates to MQFAKILIANRGEIALRIIHSCEELGIPTVAVHSTIDRHALHVQLANESVCIGPPPSNKSYLNIPNIIAAALTRNATAIHPGYGFLAENARFAEICADHQITFIGPSPEAITAMGDKSTAKKTMQKSGVPCVPGSPGLIESEATALKIAAEIGYPVIIKATAGGGGRGMRLVQEEKDFLKLFHAAQGEAGAAFGNPGVYLEKFIEKPRHIEFQILADSHGNVVHLGERDCSIQRRHQKLLEEAPSPFLTPSLRKKMGEAAVKAAKSINYVGAGTVEFLVDGNGNFYFMEMNTRIQVEHPVTEMITGYDLIAEQIRIAMGEKLRFRQGDIQIRGHAIECRINAEDPKQNFRPHPGKISAYLPPGGPGVRIDSHVYTDYEIPPYYDSLIGKLIVWAGDRPSAIKRMQRALRECAIIGVPTTLEFHQRILQTPAFLAGDVYTNFIEEHLTP, encoded by the coding sequence ATGCAATTCGCCAAAATTTTAATTGCCAATCGGGGAGAAATCGCCTTACGCATCATTCACAGTTGCGAAGAATTGGGCATTCCCACCGTGGCAGTCCACTCCACCATCGATCGCCATGCCCTCCATGTGCAACTAGCCAACGAGAGTGTGTGCATTGGGCCGCCCCCCAGCAACAAAAGCTATCTCAACATTCCCAACATTATTGCGGCCGCTTTAACCCGTAATGCCACTGCCATTCACCCAGGCTATGGCTTTTTGGCGGAAAATGCTCGCTTTGCCGAAATTTGCGCTGACCATCAAATTACCTTCATTGGCCCTAGCCCCGAAGCCATTACGGCCATGGGGGACAAGTCCACCGCCAAGAAAACCATGCAAAAGTCCGGGGTACCCTGTGTGCCCGGTAGTCCTGGATTGATTGAATCGGAAGCCACAGCTCTAAAAATTGCGGCAGAAATTGGTTACCCGGTGATTATTAAAGCTACGGCCGGGGGGGGCGGTAGGGGTATGCGCCTGGTGCAGGAGGAAAAGGATTTTCTTAAACTATTCCATGCGGCCCAGGGGGAAGCGGGGGCGGCCTTTGGTAACCCAGGAGTTTACCTGGAAAAATTCATCGAAAAACCCCGCCATATCGAGTTCCAGATTTTGGCCGATAGCCACGGCAATGTGGTGCATCTAGGGGAAAGGGATTGTTCCATTCAACGGCGGCATCAAAAGTTACTAGAAGAAGCCCCCAGTCCCTTTTTGACCCCCTCCCTACGGAAAAAAATGGGGGAAGCGGCGGTGAAAGCGGCCAAATCTATTAACTATGTTGGAGCCGGCACGGTGGAATTTTTGGTGGATGGCAACGGCAATTTCTACTTTATGGAAATGAACACCCGTATTCAGGTGGAACATCCGGTGACGGAAATGATTACCGGTTATGACCTAATTGCGGAGCAGATTCGCATTGCCATGGGGGAAAAACTCCGCTTCCGTCAAGGGGATATACAAATCCGGGGTCATGCCATCGAATGTCGTATTAACGCTGAAGATCCCAAACAAAATTTCCGACCTCATCCAGGCAAAATCAGTGCCTATCTTCCTCCCGGCGGTCCTGGGGTAAGGATCGATTCCCACGTTTACACCGACTACGAAATTCCCCCCTATTACGACTCCCTGATTGGCAAATTAATTGTCTGGGCTGGCGATCGCCCTTCGGCCATCAAAAGAATGCAGAGGGCCTTGCGGGAATGTGCCATCATTGGAGTGCCCACCACGTTGGAGTTTCACCAGCGCATATTACAAACCCCAGCTTTTCTGGCCGGGGATGTGTACACCAATTTTATTGAAGAGCATTTAACGCCCTAA
- a CDS encoding nucleoside deaminase has translation MVTEQDREYMRQAIAIMRDAGVVNKTGGPFGVVIVKDGEVIGAAGNSVIKDNDPSAHAEVNAIREACKTVGTWNLEGAVMYSSCECCPMCYATSYWARIDKIYYAAGWSDFEDLFDDSNISKDLEKPYPERLLAPEQILQEEAQVVWEEFRQLPDGARY, from the coding sequence ATGGTTACCGAACAAGACCGTGAATACATGCGCCAGGCGATCGCCATTATGAGGGATGCGGGGGTGGTCAATAAGACTGGCGGCCCTTTCGGCGTAGTCATAGTCAAGGATGGAGAAGTAATTGGGGCGGCGGGGAACAGTGTGATTAAAGATAATGATCCGTCTGCCCATGCGGAAGTCAATGCCATCCGGGAAGCTTGTAAAACAGTGGGCACCTGGAATTTGGAAGGAGCGGTGATGTATAGCAGTTGCGAATGTTGCCCCATGTGCTACGCCACCAGCTACTGGGCCAGGATTGACAAAATTTACTACGCTGCTGGTTGGAGCGATTTTGAAGATCTTTTTGATGACAGCAATATCAGTAAAGATTTGGAAAAACCTTACCCAGAAAGACTATTGGCACCGGAGCAAATTTTACAGGAAGAAGCTCAAGTAGTTTGGGAGGAATTTCGTCAGTTACCGGATGGTGCTCGCTACTAG
- the fmt gene encoding methionyl-tRNA formyltransferase: protein MMKIIFFGTPNFAVPTLQGLLGQGDIDVLAVVSQPDRRRGRGSKLIPSPVKEVAMRAGVPVWQPELVKKCGETLAKLKNCQADFFVVVAYGQLLSPEILAMPRLGCVNVHGSLLPKYRGAAPLQWAIANGETETGVTTMLMDKGMDTGAMLLKTSTPIGLMDNLTAIGDRLARSGAELLVQTLRELDGAQLQPTPQTEMEATYAPLLKKADFVIDWHRSALEIHNQVRGFAPACHTAWGEQILKIISTVPLGADFFPPLPEKYQDLATAYLNCSLDAGEPGSIITIIKNWGPVLQTGDGYLLLEQVQPPGKKPQSGWDFINGNRDTTSFGLPNAP from the coding sequence GTGATGAAAATTATTTTCTTTGGTACACCAAACTTCGCTGTTCCCACCCTGCAAGGTCTTTTGGGACAAGGAGATATTGATGTGTTGGCAGTGGTAAGCCAGCCCGATCGCCGACGAGGGAGAGGCAGTAAATTGATCCCTTCTCCGGTTAAGGAAGTGGCAATGCGGGCAGGGGTTCCTGTGTGGCAACCGGAACTGGTGAAAAAGTGTGGGGAAACTTTGGCTAAGTTAAAAAATTGCCAAGCGGACTTTTTTGTTGTGGTGGCCTATGGGCAATTACTTTCCCCGGAAATTTTAGCCATGCCCCGGCTGGGCTGTGTCAATGTCCACGGTTCTCTACTGCCCAAATACCGAGGAGCGGCCCCCCTGCAATGGGCGATCGCCAACGGAGAAACGGAAACTGGCGTCACCACCATGCTGATGGACAAAGGCATGGACACCGGAGCCATGTTACTAAAAACTTCCACCCCCATTGGTCTCATGGACAATCTAACGGCGATCGGCGATCGGTTGGCCAGGTCAGGCGCAGAATTGTTGGTGCAAACCCTCCGGGAATTAGATGGAGCCCAACTGCAACCCACTCCCCAGACTGAAATGGAAGCCACCTATGCCCCCCTGCTGAAAAAAGCCGATTTTGTTATTGACTGGCACCGGAGTGCCCTAGAAATCCATAACCAAGTGCGGGGTTTTGCACCAGCATGCCACACAGCTTGGGGCGAACAGATTTTGAAAATAATTAGCACTGTTCCCCTCGGAGCCGATTTTTTTCCCCCTTTACCGGAAAAGTATCAAGATTTAGCCACCGCCTACCTAAATTGCTCATTAGATGCAGGGGAACCAGGCAGCATAATCACTATTATCAAAAATTGGGGTCCCGTGCTACAAACTGGCGACGGCTACTTATTGTTAGAACAAGTCCAGCCCCCAGGCAAAAAGCCTCAAAGCGGTTGGGATTTCATCAACGGCAACCGGGACACCACAAGTTTTGGTCTGCCCAATGCCCCTTAA
- a CDS encoding DUF29 domain-containing protein, whose translation MDKVKTKRLYERDYSQWAETMADLLESGKFTELDIENLVEEVRDLSKRERDRLLSSLRLIVHHLLKWDYQPQRRSRSWLVTIQRERNNISFYLKDSPSLRRYLTDGWLGEIYGNAKLEAFKETGLDFPAECPYDIGEVLNRAVSLTD comes from the coding sequence ATGGATAAGGTCAAGACAAAACGACTATACGAGCGGGACTATAGCCAATGGGCGGAAACTATGGCCGATTTACTCGAATCAGGTAAGTTTACAGAACTTGATATCGAAAACTTGGTGGAGGAGGTGCGGGATTTGTCCAAGCGGGAAAGGGACCGCCTGTTGAGTAGTCTACGGCTGATTGTTCATCACTTGCTGAAGTGGGATTATCAACCCCAGAGACGCTCCCGCAGTTGGCTAGTAACCATTCAACGGGAACGAAATAATATCAGTTTTTACCTTAAGGACAGTCCTAGCCTGCGGCGGTATTTGACGGATGGATGGCTGGGGGAAATTTATGGCAATGCCAAGCTAGAAGCATTTAAGGAAACGGGGTTAGATTTTCCGGCGGAGTGTCCCTACGATATTGGGGAAGTGTTGAATCGTGCTGTTTCCCTAACTGATTGA
- a CDS encoding ABC transporter ATP-binding protein → MSDRITPAENLGSPDSSLLLAQGLCKNFGGLRAVDHADIVVKEGSITGLIGPNGAGKTTLFNLLSNFIRPDQGEVLFNGDSIGQLAPHQIALRGSVRTFQVAKVLSRLTVLENMLLADQHQTGEKFLPRLINFQRVKKEERANREKAMAMLESVGLGAKAQDYAGALSGGQRKLLEMARALMSNPKLILLDEPAAGVNPTLIGQICEHIVNWNRQGITFLVIEHNMDVIMTLCHHVWVLAEGRNLADGTPEQIQSDPRVLEAYLGDS, encoded by the coding sequence ATGAGCGATCGCATCACCCCGGCAGAAAATCTCGGTAGTCCAGATAGTTCTTTACTCCTCGCCCAGGGGCTATGTAAAAATTTTGGCGGTCTGCGGGCGGTAGATCACGCCGATATTGTGGTTAAAGAAGGCAGTATCACCGGCTTAATTGGCCCCAACGGTGCCGGTAAAACCACCCTATTTAATCTGCTCTCTAACTTCATTCGTCCCGACCAAGGGGAAGTGCTTTTCAATGGAGATTCCATCGGCCAGCTTGCACCCCACCAAATTGCCCTGCGGGGTTCCGTGCGGACTTTCCAGGTGGCTAAAGTACTTTCCCGCCTCACAGTACTGGAAAATATGCTACTGGCGGATCAACATCAAACTGGGGAAAAATTTCTGCCCCGACTAATTAATTTTCAACGGGTAAAAAAGGAAGAAAGGGCCAATCGGGAAAAAGCTATGGCCATGCTGGAATCGGTAGGTTTAGGGGCTAAAGCCCAGGATTATGCTGGAGCCTTATCCGGGGGACAACGGAAATTGCTAGAAATGGCCCGGGCCTTGATGAGCAATCCGAAACTAATTTTGCTGGATGAACCCGCCGCTGGGGTTAACCCCACCCTAATTGGACAAATTTGTGAACATATTGTCAATTGGAACCGCCAGGGCATCACTTTTCTGGTCATTGAACACAATATGGATGTGATCATGACCCTCTGTCATCATGTTTGGGTATTGGCGGAAGGGAGAAACTTAGCCGATGGCACTCCCGAGCAAATTCAGTCTGACCCTAGGGTTTTGGAAGCTTATTTGGGCGATTCCTAG
- the rpsD gene encoding 30S ribosomal protein S4, with product MSRYRGPRLRIVRRLGELPGLSRKSPRRAYPPGQHGQARRKRSEYAIRLEEKQKLRLNYGITEKQLVRYVKKARRATGSTGQALLELLEMRLDNTVFRLGMAGTIPGARQLVCHGHITVNGQVVDIPSYQCRPGDVVSVRDRDRSRKLVETNMEFPGLANVPSHLEFDKNTFTGKVNSVIDREWVALQINELLVIEYYSRKA from the coding sequence ATGTCTCGTTATAGAGGACCTCGTCTGCGGATCGTCCGCCGCCTTGGGGAATTACCCGGTTTAAGCCGTAAATCCCCTCGCCGTGCCTACCCCCCCGGCCAACATGGCCAAGCCCGTCGCAAACGTTCTGAGTATGCCATTCGGCTAGAAGAAAAACAGAAACTACGGTTGAACTACGGCATTACGGAAAAGCAATTGGTCCGTTATGTGAAAAAAGCCCGTCGGGCTACGGGTTCCACCGGACAAGCTCTGTTGGAACTGCTGGAAATGCGCTTGGATAACACTGTGTTCCGCTTGGGCATGGCTGGCACCATTCCGGGGGCTCGGCAGTTAGTCTGCCACGGCCACATCACCGTTAACGGCCAAGTAGTGGATATTCCTAGCTACCAGTGCCGTCCTGGGGATGTTGTCAGTGTCCGTGATCGGGATCGTTCCCGTAAATTGGTGGAAACCAATATGGAATTTCCGGGTTTGGCCAATGTGCCTTCCCATCTGGAGTTCGATAAAAATACGTTTACTGGCAAGGTCAACAGCGTTATTGACCGTGAGTGGGTGGCGTTGCAGATCAATGAACTGCTTGTAATTGAATATTATTCTCGGAAAGCGTAG
- a CDS encoding AI-2E family transporter — MTFAQWSGFISLLLMGAVLWQIRQLLLLLFASVVLANGLNHLSQWFQRRGVKKQLSIPLAVIILLFALVVVVALIIPPFVEQFQELLTLVPTSIDVTLQWLRKIARAIDPELTPLLPNWQQIAGQIRPILQELAGNGLGLFYSTLGLPLTLLLLIVLSLMFLANPRAYRQGFIRCFPAFYRARVDLILSKSEILLEDWLRLMVVSAVVVTATTWLGLVLLQVRLPLALALVAGIFVVIPNIGPLISLVPAMAIALLDNAWKPFVVLVLYGVINYFEFHWITLHCMGKPRPILRGVLLLAQVFFVSVFGLFGLWLAVPLTLVAQVLVQEILIKDILDRCQNSEEVGGEKPTQTSPALPES; from the coding sequence GTGACCTTTGCCCAATGGTCTGGCTTTATCAGTCTCCTGCTGATGGGGGCGGTGCTGTGGCAGATCCGCCAATTATTGTTACTGTTGTTTGCTTCTGTGGTGCTAGCCAATGGTTTAAACCACCTTTCCCAATGGTTCCAGCGGCGGGGCGTAAAAAAACAATTATCCATTCCCTTGGCGGTGATCATTCTACTATTTGCCCTCGTAGTAGTGGTGGCCCTGATCATTCCCCCCTTTGTGGAGCAATTCCAGGAACTCCTGACCCTTGTCCCCACCAGCATTGATGTCACCCTACAATGGCTCCGGAAAATAGCCAGGGCGATCGACCCCGAATTAACGCCCCTCCTCCCCAATTGGCAACAAATCGCCGGGCAGATTAGACCTATTTTGCAGGAATTGGCCGGCAACGGTTTGGGATTGTTTTACAGCACCCTGGGTTTACCCCTCACCCTTTTACTGCTGATCGTGCTCAGTTTAATGTTTTTAGCCAATCCCAGAGCCTACCGTCAGGGTTTCATCCGTTGCTTTCCCGCTTTTTACCGAGCCCGGGTTGATCTAATTCTTAGTAAGTCGGAAATTTTATTGGAGGATTGGCTACGGCTAATGGTAGTCAGTGCTGTGGTGGTCACCGCCACTACTTGGCTAGGTTTAGTTTTGCTCCAGGTGCGGCTTCCCCTGGCCCTAGCCCTTGTTGCCGGTATTTTCGTCGTTATTCCCAACATTGGCCCCCTGATTAGTCTCGTCCCCGCCATGGCGATCGCCCTGTTGGACAATGCTTGGAAACCCTTTGTGGTGTTGGTGCTCTATGGGGTGATCAACTACTTTGAATTTCATTGGATCACTCTGCACTGCATGGGCAAACCTCGGCCAATTTTGCGGGGAGTTTTACTGTTAGCCCAGGTGTTTTTTGTCAGTGTATTTGGACTTTTTGGGCTGTGGTTAGCCGTGCCCCTAACCTTAGTTGCCCAAGTGTTAGTGCAAGAAATATTGATCAAAGACATTCTTGATCGTTGCCAAAACTCAGAAGAAGTTGGGGGAGAAAAACCAACACAAACTTCCCCTGCATTACCAGAATCCTAG
- a CDS encoding gamma-glutamyl-phosphate reductase → MTSDDAAAGLVRVLDSAQGAFLALDSYGGNDRSRAVLAMAEVLERSFAQILEANTLDLVVSREMSVADCLCEWLKLTPERLQNTVAILKRLATLPDPLQRVMASPYQFNLAQTYCQLMPLGVVALVYEAFPELAAITAGFCLKTGNSLVLRSCGASSHSAAAICEILREGLLDADLPVDSVNHIASETLPNVQDLVGSASQLNLVIPYGRPSFVEQISQQCTPPVLRAAMGNCYLYWSSKGDLEMVRQMIIDSHVGHPDPVNAIEKVLVSPGQNPAPLVRLLNNLQAKGFKLRGDSELCEQFPDHLTLAKENEWGKAYLDRTVAFRTTQNLKTAIAWINSHSSGHGDCIATDSYQESRQFSMGVDSALVYVNIPPSFCRNPHQGESLFLGVSSQKGQRRGLIGLEAFMTPKQIVQGESRS, encoded by the coding sequence ATGACTAGCGACGATGCCGCGGCCGGTTTAGTAAGGGTTCTCGATTCTGCCCAGGGAGCTTTCCTTGCCCTCGATTCCTATGGCGGCAATGACCGGAGTCGGGCAGTGTTGGCCATGGCGGAGGTATTGGAACGTTCCTTTGCCCAAATTTTGGAAGCCAATACCTTGGATTTGGTGGTTAGTCGGGAAATGTCCGTGGCGGATTGTCTCTGTGAATGGCTCAAGCTCACCCCGGAAAGGTTACAAAATACGGTGGCTATCCTGAAGCGTTTAGCTACCCTGCCTGATCCCCTCCAGCGGGTGATGGCTTCCCCCTACCAATTTAACCTGGCCCAGACCTATTGCCAGTTGATGCCCCTGGGAGTAGTGGCCCTGGTCTATGAGGCTTTTCCTGAATTGGCGGCGATCACTGCAGGCTTTTGCCTGAAAACCGGGAACAGTCTAGTTTTGAGGAGTTGCGGTGCCTCTAGCCATTCCGCCGCGGCCATTTGTGAAATTTTGCGGGAAGGTTTACTGGATGCAGATTTACCGGTGGACAGTGTTAACCATATTGCCAGCGAAACGCTACCTAATGTGCAGGATTTAGTGGGCAGTGCCAGCCAGCTTAATTTGGTTATTCCCTACGGCCGCCCCAGTTTTGTGGAACAAATTAGCCAACAATGTACCCCCCCGGTGTTGAGGGCCGCCATGGGTAACTGTTACCTCTACTGGTCTAGTAAGGGGGATCTGGAAATGGTGCGGCAAATGATCATCGACAGCCATGTGGGACATCCAGATCCGGTCAATGCCATTGAAAAAGTCCTGGTTAGTCCGGGGCAAAATCCAGCGCCGTTGGTACGACTGTTGAATAACCTACAGGCCAAGGGCTTCAAGCTCCGGGGAGACAGTGAACTCTGTGAACAATTTCCCGACCACCTTACCCTGGCCAAGGAGAACGAATGGGGTAAGGCTTACCTAGACCGGACAGTGGCCTTCCGCACCACCCAGAACCTGAAAACGGCGATCGCCTGGATCAATAGCCATAGCAGTGGCCACGGGGATTGTATTGCCACCGACTCCTACCAGGAAAGTCGACAGTTTTCCATGGGGGTGGACAGCGCCCTAGTTTATGTCAATATTCCGCCCTCTTTCTGTCGCAATCCCCACCAGGGGGAATCATTATTTTTGGGGGTATCGAGCCAAAAAGGTCAACGGCGGGGCCTAATTGGCTTAGAAGCATTTATGACTCCCAAGCAAATTGTCCAGGGGGAAAGTCGCAGTTGA